A genomic window from Glycine max cultivar Williams 82 chromosome 17, Glycine_max_v4.0, whole genome shotgun sequence includes:
- the LOC100820467 gene encoding eukaryotic translation initiation factor 5A-2: MSDEEHHFESKADAGASKTYPQQAGTIRKNGYIVIKGRPCKVVEVSTSKTGKHGHAKCHFVGIDIFTAKKLEDIVPSSHNCDVPHVNRTDYQLIDIAEDGFLSLLTENGNTKDDLKLPTDESLLTQIKDGFAEGKDLVVSVMSAMGEEQICALKDIGPKN; this comes from the exons ATGTCGGACGAAGAGCACCATTTCGAGTCCAAGGCCGACGCCGGAGCCTCCAAAACCTACCCTCAGCAAGCCGGTACCATCCGCAAGAACGGCTACATCGTCATCAAAGGCCGCCCCTGCAAG gtTGTGGAAGTTTCGACTTCCAAAACTGGAAAGCACGGTCACGCTAAGTGTCACTTTGTTGGAATTGATATTTTCACTGCCAAGAAACTTGAGGATATTGTGCCCTCTTCTCACAACTGCGAT GTTCCTCATGTGAATCGTACTGATTACCAGCTCATTGATATTGCTGAGGATGGATTT TTGAGTCTGCTTACTGAAAATGGTAACACTAAGGATGACCTCAAGCTTCCCACTGATGAGAGTCTGCTCACTCAG ATAAAGGATGGATTTGCTGAGGGCAAGGATCTTGTTGTGTCTGTCATGTCTGCTATGGGTGAGGAACAGATTTGTGCCCTCAAGGATATTGGGCCAAAGAACTAG